In Triticum aestivum cultivar Chinese Spring chromosome 5B, IWGSC CS RefSeq v2.1, whole genome shotgun sequence, the following proteins share a genomic window:
- the LOC123110886 gene encoding protein TRI1, with product MSATAIRSGELLAFPAALRRGPPVASASVVAFRLRAPVAGRVAVRVVAAAAEGAGAEAEAEGKPKPKKKRAASGIMKPKPISPELREFVGGAAELPRTEALKIIWAHIKGNNLQDPENKKIIVCDEKLKKIFGGRDRVGFLEISGLLNPHFQK from the exons ATGTCGGCGACGGCcatccgctccggcgagctcctcgcGTTTCCTGCCGCGCTGAGGCGTGGCCCTCCCGTGGCTTCTGCCTCGGTGGTCGCGTTCCGGTTGAGGGCGCCAGTGGCCGGGCGCGTGGCGGTCAGGGTTGTCGCGGCAGCGGCAGAGGGggcgggggcggaggcggaggcggaaggGAAGCCGAAGccgaagaagaagagggcagcgAGCGGGATCATGAAGCCTAAGCCGATTTCTCCGGAGCTAAGGGAGTTTGTCGGAGGCGCGGCGGAGCTGCCCCGGACAGAGGCGCTCAAGATCATCTGGGCGCACATCAAGGGAAACAACCTCCAG GATCCTGAGAACAAGAAGATAATAGTCTGCGACGAGAAACTGAAGAAGATATTTGGAGGGCGTGACCGTGTTGGGTTTCTTGAGATCTCTGGGCTCCTCAATCCCCATTTCCAGAAATGA